The proteins below are encoded in one region of Natranaerobius trueperi:
- a CDS encoding MFS transporter: protein MDKATKLNLAALSGVPFIMVLGNSLIIPAFPELQSQLGITQLQVGLIVTSFSIAAGITIPLVGFVSDRYGRKIVLVPSLILYAIGGLICGLAPIFFSDTAYHWILFGRVIKGIGAGGTGPIAMALAGDLFQSGERSEAMGVLEAANGAGKVVSPILGAIIVLWLWYSIFFVYTAFSLPVAVMIWLILKEPDKKSGQQSKEEQGYFTRIFEVFKQKKIILIGTYFAGFTVLYALFGTLSYLSDILEMRYNLEGVTRGAVIAIPVVVMALTSYITGHFIQNKSVMSKLVVSGLLVITLSVVIIITLLDNEYALFSGIFFIGLGTGLVLTSVNTLVTSMASGKARGGVTSLYGSVRFFGVAFGPPFFGYLVGYSRLVMFGSAGLLAILGVLINLFVVRNYLEES from the coding sequence ATGGATAAAGCAACTAAACTTAATCTAGCTGCATTAAGTGGTGTTCCTTTTATTATGGTACTTGGAAATTCGCTGATTATACCGGCTTTTCCAGAGCTACAAAGCCAGTTAGGCATCACACAATTACAGGTAGGTTTAATAGTAACTTCATTTTCGATAGCCGCAGGCATAACTATTCCTTTAGTAGGCTTTGTATCTGATAGATATGGTCGAAAAATTGTGCTAGTACCATCCCTAATTCTTTATGCAATTGGAGGATTGATTTGTGGTCTAGCACCAATATTTTTTAGTGATACTGCTTATCATTGGATTTTATTTGGGAGAGTTATAAAAGGAATAGGTGCTGGGGGAACTGGTCCGATTGCTATGGCATTAGCAGGTGATTTATTTCAGTCTGGAGAGAGAAGTGAAGCCATGGGAGTATTAGAAGCAGCAAATGGTGCAGGGAAAGTGGTAAGCCCAATTTTAGGTGCCATTATAGTACTTTGGTTATGGTATTCGATCTTTTTTGTTTATACAGCTTTTTCCTTACCTGTTGCTGTAATGATTTGGTTAATTTTAAAAGAACCAGATAAAAAAAGTGGCCAACAGAGTAAAGAAGAACAAGGATATTTTACTAGAATTTTTGAAGTCTTTAAACAAAAGAAAATTATTTTGATTGGTACTTATTTTGCTGGGTTTACAGTTTTATATGCGTTATTTGGAACCTTATCTTACCTTTCGGATATATTAGAAATGAGATATAATTTAGAAGGTGTGACAAGGGGTGCTGTAATAGCAATCCCTGTTGTGGTAATGGCGCTAACTTCTTACATAACAGGCCATTTTATTCAAAATAAGTCTGTAATGAGTAAGCTTGTTGTCTCTGGACTTTTGGTAATAACTCTTTCAGTTGTTATTATAATTACACTTCTTGATAATGAATACGCATTATTTTCTGGTATCTTTTTTATAGGACTTGGTACAGGTCTTGTACTAACCTCTGTCAACACACTTGTTACAAGTATGGCCTCAGGTAAAGCTCGTGGTGGTGTAACATCTCTTTACGGTAGTGTTAGGTTTTTTGGTGTGGCCTTCGGACCACCATTTTTTGGATATTTAGTTGGTTATTCAAGACTAGTTATGTTTGGTTCAGCAGGTTTATTGGCAATTTTAGGTGTTTTAATTAACCTTTTTGTAGTTAGAAACTATTTAGAAGAAAGCTAA
- a CDS encoding LysM peptidoglycan-binding domain-containing protein translates to MSVNFKKYTIRPGDTLCSIAKEFMITKEELLAANPHLTDNKLSPKDILWVPEKRSKPRIPEDNPPTFEKRYTVKGGDTAYSIAQKFNVDLDYLIKANPHIPGISSIEPGDILCVPKREEK, encoded by the coding sequence TTGTCAGTAAATTTTAAGAAATATACAATAAGGCCTGGAGATACACTTTGTTCAATAGCAAAAGAATTTATGATAACTAAAGAAGAATTATTAGCAGCTAACCCGCATCTGACAGATAATAAATTAAGCCCTAAAGATATTCTTTGGGTACCTGAAAAACGATCGAAGCCACGTATTCCTGAAGATAACCCTCCTACTTTTGAAAAAAGATATACAGTTAAGGGAGGTGATACAGCTTATTCAATTGCTCAAAAATTTAATGTGGACCTAGATTATTTAATTAAAGCAAATCCTCATATTCCAGGTATCAGTTCTATAGAGCCAGGAGATATTCTCTGTGTACCTAAAAGAGAAGAAAAATAA